A window of the Anticarsia gemmatalis isolate Benzon Research Colony breed Stoneville strain chromosome W, ilAntGemm2 primary, whole genome shotgun sequence genome harbors these coding sequences:
- the LOC142985851 gene encoding uncharacterized protein LOC142985851 produces the protein METRNKRKRIGPLSGGDRRSTPGVDALDAGCSSMRSVGGVELNRRAPSGLDPNATANHTQNRQTDDDNISIDSFTSIVEPFSPSTNSYNPTTVSSIDEDSRGAPTPTLSVAQVASAFLPASTKAGKPRVRMSWSKEVNTFIMRSYYYITKLETDMTTYRRQLHELFILQYPEIKVTEQRVSDQRRTIIRNKLLSQDILNRLKEEVQAQLEIESDNNSHVNLNSQLENTQENHEQHSTLIPHTVTQTHSYTQTSNTSTQTEFITQLLETEVDTILESSPTAEVHVQELTDKLRTALTHYSGMNPASRPRLPKLKYSYNLTQLTNIFNNNILIHFLTDNIQLTDLHTIVYCTALVITEELNYKITDYVGNTAPKQNKPAWQIRLEKDIEKLRADCGRLTQYINNNRSNKVVTRVETIFRNRLIHTRHEDNNRKPEEFLDTLKQKLALKVNRLRRYNKAQQRKTDNILFNTNEKIFYRNLLKPSNNTTREDTNIPTKTQLESFWSGIWEEQAQHNDKAEWIAEEENRHSVIGEMAFDEITELDITNIKARLHNWKAPGVDKVHNYWYKKLTTLHKYMAQNLTDIVLGKQEIPEFIATGITYMLPKSSHSSQPSQYRPITCLPTIYKILTSAITRKITTHIEDNHIIAEEQKGCRRSHMGCKEQLVIDSTIHKHATSKNRNLHCTYIDYKKAFDSIPHSWLLQVLKIYKINTKINFLQNIMRGWKTFLVSKIARVMSFCK, from the coding sequence ATGGAGACACGTAATAAAAGGAAACGTATAGGGCCGCTGTCCGGGGGCGATCGCCGGAGCACACCTGGAGTCGACGCACTCGACGCTGGGTGTAGCAGCATGCGATCCGTCGGCGGAGTGGAGTTGAATAGGCGGGCTCCCTCCGGGTTAGACCCAAATGCTACAGCCAACCACACAcagaacagacagacagacgatGATAATATCAGCATAGATTCATTTACATCAATAGTAGAACCATTTAGTCCGTCCACTAATTCTTACAACCCCACAACGGTGTCTTCCATAGATGAAGATTCTCGTGGAGCACCGACCCCGACCTTAAGTGTTGCGCAGGTGGCTAGCGCCTTTTTACCTGCGTCCACTAAGGCTGGGAAACCCCGCGTGCGCATGAGCTGGAGCAAAGAAGTGAATACGTTCATCATGCGCTCCTACTACTACATTACAAAGCTAGAAACAGATATGACCACCTACAGAAGACAGCTACACGAACTTTTCATACTGCAATACCCTGAAATAAAAGTCACTGAACAAAGAGTCTCCGATCAACGAAGAACTATTATCCGAAATAAACTACTGTCCCAAGATATTCTTAACAGATTAAAAGAAGAAGTACAAGCACAACTAGAAATAGAATCAGACAATAATTCACACGTTAACCTAAACAGCCAACTTGAAAATACCCAAGAAAACCACGAACAACACTCTACACTAATACCTCACACAGTAACACAAACACACTCATACACTCAAACATCAAACACATCTACACAAACAGAATTTATAACACAGTTGCTGGAAACTGAAGTAGACACAATATTAGAAAGTAGTCCAACAGCAGAAGTACATGTACAAGAGCTGACAGATAAACTTAGAACAGCATTAACCCATTATTCTGGAATGAATCCAGCCTCACGTCCAAGGCTTCCTAAACTAAAATACAGCTATAATCTAACACAATTAAccaacatatttaataataacatactgATCCACTTCCTCACTGACAATATCCAACTAACAGATTTACACACTATTGTATATTGCACAGCCTTAGTTATTACAGAAGaacttaattacaaaataacagaTTATGTAGGTAACACAGcaccaaaacaaaataagccGGCGTGGCAAATACGATTAGAAAAGGATATAGAAAAGCTTAGGGCCGATTGTGGTAGACTCACGCAGTATATTAACAACAATAGATCAAACAAAGTAGTCACAAGGGTAGAAACAATATTCAGAAACAGATTAATACACACTAGACACGAAGACAACAATAGAAAACCTGAGGAGTTCCTAGacacactaaaacaaaaattagctttaaaagtaaatagatTACGTAGATACAATAAGGCACAACAACGAAAGACcgataacatattatttaatacgaatgagaaaatattttacagaaatcttttaaaaccaAGTAATAACACGACACGAGAAGACACTAACATACCCACGAAAACACAATTAGAATCATTTTGGTCAGGTATATGGGAAGAACAGGCACAACATAATGACAAAGCAGAATGGATTGCAGAAGAAGAAAATAGGCATAGTGTAATAGGGGAGATGGCATTTGACGAGATAACAGAACTagacattacaaacattaaagcTAGATTGCACAATTGGAAAGCACCAGGGGTAGATAAAGTACACAACTATTggtataaaaaattaacaacattacacaaatatatgGCTCAAAACTTGACAGATATAGTGTTAGGAAAACAGGAAATCCCAGAATTTATTGCAACGGGAATAACTTACATGCTCCCAAAAAGCTCTCACTCTTCGCAACCATCTCAATATAGACCAATAACATGTTTACCAACCATATACAAAATTCTCACGTCTGCGATAACCAGAAAAATTACCACTCATATAGAAGACAATCACATTATAGCAGAAGAACAGAAGGGATGTAGGCGGAGCCATATGGGATGCAAAGAACAATTAGTTATTGACTCCACTATTCACAAACACGCTACCTCCAAAAACAGAAATTTACACTGCACATACATCgattataaaaaagcatttgacAGCATTCCACATTCTTGGCTGCTACAGGTACTTAAAATCTACaagataaacacaaaaataaatttcctaCAAAATATAATGCGTGGATGGAAAACATTTCTTGTGTCTAAAATTGCTCGTGTAATGTCTTTCTGTAAATAG